One genomic window of Lepeophtheirus salmonis chromosome 5, UVic_Lsal_1.4, whole genome shotgun sequence includes the following:
- the LOC121118100 gene encoding uncharacterized protein isoform X1: MKLLFIFLFLPLTEFVLAHKVRDDLIKKRMKLIDKNPSMNCVCGEGSYGSKKEEEMVNSVGYQNFRIIKGYKPNRRPWMVLIYCALKYGEFFKCGGALINGRWVITAAHCFCFDKHLCVRNKFGKTVFTEKSAYKNYSFIVGLHDWSMKTSRHVFEAEKIIIHEGYSPYDQTYFNDIALVRLKRDVLVTLGPEVMPICLPFGKYFPDHTWKGVVAGWGKEKSSCTTGPWGPKPFTRCMFPFRWGIYSFKGCAMMASPTSLDALCSQLRTQKNLTKEFPPINISQIDIEDNRSKLVASCYKMKGKYGWCGTCVRNAKEGEEGYCDPNFRRPNPSEIVNVSKADNWGICDKNCRSMSEDIYSLKEVELSLLPPRKCRDYLKNNNGDKKLNVHVKNEICAAHKILPRIVDRYRVEALASSESSSSKPKKDSEEVYENYSEEVEFKSEENDGKSSKKEESYEYIIEDDKSTGSDDEQIDDIIQDYIEVEEEKYIEHKFTHLGLSSPDNNSVRYGGKDACQGDSGGPLWKWFGKGKLRRAFLIGIVSRGSGCARLNNLGIYTRVKNYLKWIYKHTLDDKCQKK; the protein is encoded by the exons atgaaattattgtttatatttttgttcctcCCCCTGACAGAATTTGTATTAGCTCATAAAGTTAGAGATGATTTAATAAAGAAACGGATGAAGCTCATAGATAAGAACCCATCCATGAACTGCGTCTGCGGTGAGGGATCATATGGAAGTAAGAAAGAAGAGGAAATGGTCAACTCTGTTGGATATCAGAACTTTCGAATCATAAAAGGTTACAAACCAAATAGGCGTCCATG GATGGTACTGATATATTGTGCCCTAAAATATggagaattttttaaatgtggagGAGCACTCATCAATGGTCGATGGGTCATTACAGCTGCTCATTGTTTTTGCTTCGACAAACATTTGTGTGTACGAAACAAATTTGGCAAAACTGTTTTTACGGAAAAATCAGC atataaaaattatagtttcatTGTTGGACTCCATGATTGGTCCATGAAAACGTCGAGACATGTTTTCGAggctgaaaaaataattattcatgaagGATATAGTCCATATGATCAAACATACTTCAATGATATCGCTCTAGTGAGACTCAAAAGAGATGTTTTAGTGACTTTAGGGCCTGAAGTAATGCCCATATGTCTTCCCTTTGGCAAATATTTCCCTGATCACACTTGGAAGGGAGTTGTTGCAGGATGGG GAAAAGAGAAAAGTTCGTGCACTACGGGACCTTGGGGACCTAAGCCCTTTACAAGATGTATGTTTCCCTTTCGATGGGGCATTTACTCTTTCAAAGGCTGTGCAATGATGGCCTCGCCCACTTCTCTTGACGCACTTTGCTCGCAGTTACGCACCCAGAAAAATCTAACAAAAGAATTCCctccaataaatatttcacaG attgatATTGAAGACAATCGTTCAAAGTTAGTTGCATCCTGTtataaaatgaaaggaaaatacgGGTGGTGTGGGACTTGTGTTCGGAACGCAAAAGAa GGAGAAGAAGGATACTGTGACCCAAATTTCAGGAGACCAAATCCATCTGAAATTGTAAATGTGAGTAAAGCTGATAACTGGGGTATTTGCGATAAAAATTGCCGGAGTATGAGTGAGGACATTTACAGTTTAAAAGAGGTTGAGCTCTCACTTCTCCCTCCCAGAAAATGTCgcgactatttaaaaaataacaatggcGACAAAAAGCTGAATGTGcatgtcaaaaatgaaatttgtgcAGCTCATAAAATTCTTCCCCGAATTGTTGATCGCTATCGGGTAGAGGCACTAGCTTCATCTGAGTCATCATCATCGAAACCAAA AAAGGATTCGGAAGAAGTGTACGAGAATTACTCGGAGGAAGTAGAATTTAAATCGGAAGAGAATGATGGGAAAAGTTCCAAAAAGGAAGAATCTTATGAGTACATAATTGAAGATGATAAATCTACGGGATCTGATGACGAACAGATTGATGATATTATCCAGGATTACATTGAggtggaagaagaaaaatacattgaacATAAGTTTACTCACCTAGGCTTATCCTCACCTGACAATAATTCTGTACGCTATGGTGGAAAGGATGCATGTCAGGGAGATTCGGGAG
- the LOC121118100 gene encoding uncharacterized protein isoform X2, translating into MKLLFIFLFLPLTEFVLAHKVRDDLIKKRMKLIDKNPSMNCVCGEGSYGSKKEEEMVNSVGYQNFRIIKGYKPNRRPWMVLIYCALKYGEFFKCGGALINGRWVITAAHCFCFDKHLCVRNKFGKTVFTEKSAYKNYSFIVGLHDWSMKTSRHVFEAEKIIIHEGYSPYDQTYFNDIALVRLKRDVLVTLGPEVMPICLPFGKYFPDHTWKGVVAGWGKEKSSCTTGPWGPKPFTRCMFPFRWGIYSFKGCAMMASPTSLDALCSQLRTQKNLTKEFPPINISQIDIEDNRSKLVASCYKMKGKYGWCGTCVRNAKEGEEGYCDPNFRRPNPSEIVNVSKADNWGICDKNCRSMSEDIYSLKEVELSLLPPRKCRDYLKNNNGDKKLNVHVKNEICAAHKILPRIVDRYRVEALASSESSSSKPKKDSEEVYENYSEEVEFKSEENDGKSSKKEESYEYIIEDDKSTGSDDEQIDDIIQDYIEVEEEKYIEHKFTHLGLSSPDNNSVRYGGKDACQGDSGAWGPSQEQGPGHFSPMPPPKTGPADVHLNPYFIKDLSGSGLERVNCEEHF; encoded by the exons atgaaattattgtttatatttttgttcctcCCCCTGACAGAATTTGTATTAGCTCATAAAGTTAGAGATGATTTAATAAAGAAACGGATGAAGCTCATAGATAAGAACCCATCCATGAACTGCGTCTGCGGTGAGGGATCATATGGAAGTAAGAAAGAAGAGGAAATGGTCAACTCTGTTGGATATCAGAACTTTCGAATCATAAAAGGTTACAAACCAAATAGGCGTCCATG GATGGTACTGATATATTGTGCCCTAAAATATggagaattttttaaatgtggagGAGCACTCATCAATGGTCGATGGGTCATTACAGCTGCTCATTGTTTTTGCTTCGACAAACATTTGTGTGTACGAAACAAATTTGGCAAAACTGTTTTTACGGAAAAATCAGC atataaaaattatagtttcatTGTTGGACTCCATGATTGGTCCATGAAAACGTCGAGACATGTTTTCGAggctgaaaaaataattattcatgaagGATATAGTCCATATGATCAAACATACTTCAATGATATCGCTCTAGTGAGACTCAAAAGAGATGTTTTAGTGACTTTAGGGCCTGAAGTAATGCCCATATGTCTTCCCTTTGGCAAATATTTCCCTGATCACACTTGGAAGGGAGTTGTTGCAGGATGGG GAAAAGAGAAAAGTTCGTGCACTACGGGACCTTGGGGACCTAAGCCCTTTACAAGATGTATGTTTCCCTTTCGATGGGGCATTTACTCTTTCAAAGGCTGTGCAATGATGGCCTCGCCCACTTCTCTTGACGCACTTTGCTCGCAGTTACGCACCCAGAAAAATCTAACAAAAGAATTCCctccaataaatatttcacaG attgatATTGAAGACAATCGTTCAAAGTTAGTTGCATCCTGTtataaaatgaaaggaaaatacgGGTGGTGTGGGACTTGTGTTCGGAACGCAAAAGAa GGAGAAGAAGGATACTGTGACCCAAATTTCAGGAGACCAAATCCATCTGAAATTGTAAATGTGAGTAAAGCTGATAACTGGGGTATTTGCGATAAAAATTGCCGGAGTATGAGTGAGGACATTTACAGTTTAAAAGAGGTTGAGCTCTCACTTCTCCCTCCCAGAAAATGTCgcgactatttaaaaaataacaatggcGACAAAAAGCTGAATGTGcatgtcaaaaatgaaatttgtgcAGCTCATAAAATTCTTCCCCGAATTGTTGATCGCTATCGGGTAGAGGCACTAGCTTCATCTGAGTCATCATCATCGAAACCAAA AAAGGATTCGGAAGAAGTGTACGAGAATTACTCGGAGGAAGTAGAATTTAAATCGGAAGAGAATGATGGGAAAAGTTCCAAAAAGGAAGAATCTTATGAGTACATAATTGAAGATGATAAATCTACGGGATCTGATGACGAACAGATTGATGATATTATCCAGGATTACATTGAggtggaagaagaaaaatacattgaacATAAGTTTACTCACCTAGGCTTATCCTCACCTGACAATAATTCTGTACGCTATGGTGGAAAGGATGCATGTCAGGGAGATTCGGGAG CGTGGGGCCCCAGTCAAGAGCAAGGCCCAGGACACTTTTCCCCAATGCCACCTCCTAAAACTGGCCCTGCTGATGT
- the bwa gene encoding alkaline ceramidase: MWLRRGSSPVDWCETNYTFSPFIAEFFNTISNVLFILFTPVLIQLHKPYASIMGPGIHIIWALLFVVGLSSAYFHATLSLLGQLLDEVAILWVVMAGFGMWFPKSFMPGWIVETRGRKNFLVLVFCATLMSTVLGFIAPSLNAFFLMTMNMPASAFLIYNLRKEKESRIQNLGKRSIGFWLIAIFCWVNDRVLCDIWISIQFPYLHGFWHIFIFIASYSSVVLFAYFDVKNNYPLKEPSVKYWPSDSFELGIPYVQLRADSPGSYFKDPSI, translated from the exons ATGTGGCTTCGTCGTGGAAGCTCACCTGTAGATTGGTGTGAGACCAACTACACCTTCTCTCCATTCATAGCCGAGTTCTTCAACACCATATCCAATGTCCTTTTCATCCTTTTCACGCCTGTCCTAATACAACTGCATAAGCCTTATGCCTCCATCATGGGCCCCGGAATTCACATTATTTGGGCACTCCTCTTTGTTGTTGGACTAAGTTCAGCCTATTTCCATGCAACTTTGTCTCTTTTAGGACAGCTTCTGGATGAAGTGGCTATTTTGTGGGTTGTAATGGCGGGCTTTGGGATGTGGTTTCCTAAAAGTTTCATGCCTGGGTGGATTGTGGAAACCAGGGGAAGGAAAAACTTTCTAGTCTTG GTATTTTGTGCCACACTTATGAGTACAGTTCTTGGATTCATTGCTCCTTCACTCAATGCATTTTTCCTCATGACCATGAATATGCCTGCATCAGCATTTCTCATTTATAATCTCCGTAAGGAAAAGGAGTCGAGGATACAGAACCTGGGGAAACGAAGCATTGGGTTTTGGTTAATTGCAATTTTCTGTTGGGTAAATGATAGAGTTCTGTGTGACATTTGGATCTCTATACAGTTCCCATATCTTCATGGTTTCTGGCATATCTTTATCTTCATTGCTTCCTACTCCTCAGTTGTTctttttgcatattttgatgTGAAGAACAATTATCCTCTCAAAGAACCCTCCGTCAAATATTGGCCAAGTGATTCCTTTGAACTGGGTATACCCTATGTACAGTTGAGAGCAGATTCTCCTGGATCGTACTTCAAGGATCCTTCGATTTAA